From Hylaeus volcanicus isolate JK05 chromosome 2, UHH_iyHylVolc1.0_haploid, whole genome shotgun sequence, the proteins below share one genomic window:
- the LOC128884894 gene encoding heparan-alpha-glucosaminide N-acetyltransferase-like, whose amino-acid sequence MDELGCDLESLKFDEACLRLRIDDESPNAWLYLLSSDCAACPYTRTRRIAANSSSSVTIDTVRSTSLRVLDAEDPSEYVSVKNTSKVICELTPNFGQFGVYELSVQNGGCDVTVVHGPTYPYTELIVILGVLVLVLFGLSSLKSLWHVCSKKCMKRQVDEATRQLAKRRVKAIDTVRGASTLMMIFVNGGSGGYKTLGHATWNGLLLGDLLFPCFIWIMGVCIPIALTSQLKRTIPKRTILYGIAKRSILLFLIGVSLNTVRAGPRLEIIRVFGVLQRFGITYFIVAACYLCFSPKRPKKVQVNSPMLRGVQDFLVLIPQWCAMAVIVAVHCAITFCLNVPGCPTGYLGPGGLHDDGKHFDCVGGAAGYIDRTILKEDHLYRPSSVYNSGPFDPEGILGTLTTTFQVFLGLHAGIIMTSYKDWKERVVRWLAWAAFFGCIGCVLHFANVIPVNKNLWSLSFVLVTTSFSLAFLTACYLLVDVVKVWNGGPFRIPGMNALLLYVGHIVCYKMFPFHWHIGNMDSRGLQLLEAIWCVALWTIIAYIMHKKRTYITL is encoded by the exons ATGGACGAGTTGGGCTGCGATCTCGAGAGCCTGAAGTTCGACGAAGCTTGTTTGCGTCTGCGAATCGACGACGAATCCCCGAACGCGTGGCTTTATTTGCTTTCGTCCGACTGCGCTGCG TGCCCTTATACTCGGACCAGGCGAATCGCAGCTAATTCAAGTTCCAGTGTAACGATCGACACGGTCAGATCCACGAGTTTGAGGGTCCTAGACGCTGAGGATCCCAGCGAATACGTATCCGTAAAAAACACtag TAAGGTGATTTGCGAGCTGACGCCGAATTTTGGGCAGTTTGGCGTGTACGAGTTGTCGGTCCAAAACGGAGGCTGCGACGTAACAGTCGTCCATGGACCGACTTACCCTTACACAG AGCTCATCGTCATTCTCGGAGTATTGGTGCTGGTCCTGTTTGGTCTGTCCAGTCTGAAATCCCTATGGCACGTGTGCAGCAAGAAATGCATGAAACGTCAGGTAGACGAAGCGACGAGGCAACTCGCGAAGCGTCGAGTGAAAGCAATCGATACAGTTCGAGG GGCGAGCACTCTGATGATGATATTCGTCAATGGCGGATCCGGCGGTTACAAGACTTTGGGCCACGCGACTTGGAACGGTTTGCTACTGGGAGATTTGTTGTTCCCTTGTTTCATATGGATCATGGGCGTGTGCATCCCTATAGCTTTGACTAGTCAGTTGAAACGTACGATACCAAAGCGCACCATACTGTACGGGATCGCCAAG AGGAGCATCCTCTTGTTCTTGATCGGAGTATCGTTGAACACGGTGAGAGCTGGTCCACGTCTCGAGATCATCCGCGTATTCGGTGTTCTCCAACGTTTCGGTATAACGTACTTCATCGTCGCAGCGTGTTACCTCTGCTTCTCGCCTAAGAGACCAAAGAAGGTACAGGTGAAC TCTCCGATGTTGCGCGGGGTGCAAGATTTCCTTGTGCTGATCCCTCAATGGTGCGCGATGGCCGTCATCGTAGCAGTTCATTGTGCCATAACCTTCTGTTTGAATGTTCCCGGATGCCCCAC CGGATACCTCGGGCCCGGTGGTCTCCACGACGATGGGAAGCATTTTGACTGCGTCGGCGGAGCGGCTGGGTACATCGACAGAACGATATTGAAAGAAGATCATTTGTACCGTCCGTCTAGTGTCTACAACTCTGGCCCGTTCGATCCGGAAGGAATTTTGG GTACTCTTACGACAACGTTTCAAGTATTCCTTGGTTTACACGCTGGCATAATTATGACGTCGTACAAGGATTGGAAAGAGCGCGTCGTCAGGTGGCTGGCGTGGGCAGCGTTTTTCGGATGCATAGGTTGCGTCCTCCACTTCGCCAACGTGATTCCAGTCAACAAAAACTTGTG GTCTCTGTCCTTTGTGCTGGTGACGAcgtctttctctctcgctttcCTGACCGCGTGTTATTTACTCGTGGACGTCGTTAAAGTCTGGAACGGTGGGCCTTTCCGAATCCCTG GTATGAATGCGTTATTGCTGTACGTCGGGCACATAGTGTGCTACAAAATGTTCCCTTTCCACTGGCACATCGGAAACATGGACAGCCGCGGTCTTCAATTGCTGGAAGCGATTTGGTGCGTCGCGTTATGGACGATCATCGCGTATATCATGCACAAGAAGCGAACGTACATCACTCTGTAA
- the LOC128884896 gene encoding gamma-glutamyl hydrolase A-like yields the protein MSTVTSILIIQLILALSFSIVSTQQRVNNRPIIGVLTQEVSEYVNMLYPGHRSYIAASYVKFIEGAGARVVPIWIGKDRSYYEDIMSKINGVLWPGGSASINNANGYADAAYNIYKIAKRKNNEGVHFPIFAICLGFEVLAYVTANRRKTRRSCNAEGIAMKLEFERDYEFSKLFGNAPAHIKDILATKSVTLNTHKYCVTKQDLEDAGIKDKFGVLSLNHDKNSRVKFISSLESVEYPFYGLQFHPEKNLYEWVIGKRIPHSENAIQISQYFANFFINEARKNLQEYPHVSEKLIYNYQPVYTGLDGLAYEQTYFFDKNM from the exons ATGTCGACAGTAACATCCATACTTATCATTCAGTTAATACTCGCGTTGAGTTTTTCAATAGTTTCAACGCAACAAAGAGTAAATAATAGGCCTATAATAG GTGTCCTCACACAAGAAGTAAGTGAATATGTTAATATGTTGTATCCCGGGCATCGTAGTTATATAGCTGCATcgtatgtaaaatttatcgaagGAGCGGGTGCAAGAGTTGTACCCATTTG GATTGGCAAAGATCGATCGTATTACGAAGATATTATGAGTAAAATAAATGG aGTCCTATGGCCTGGTGGAAGCGCATCCATCAATAATGCGAACGGATACGCTGATGCGGCATACAACATTTATAA AATTGCAAAACGAAAGAACAACGAGGGTGTTCACTTTCCAATTTTCGCGATATGTTTAGGATTCGAAGTGTTAGCTTATGTCACTGCAAATCGTCGGAAAACTAGACGTAGTTGTAATGCTGAAGGAATAGCGATGAAACTTGAATTTGAGCGAg ATTATGAATTTAGTAAATTGTTCGGAAACGCTCCGGCTCATATTAAAGACATATTGGCCACTAAAAGTGTAACCTTAAATACGCACAAATATTGCGTTACGAAAcag GATTTAGAAGATGCTGgtataaaagataaattcgGAGTGTTGTCTTTGAATCATGACAAGAACAGTAGAGTAAAGTTCATTTCTTCCTTGGAATCCGTTGAGTATCCTTTTTACGGCTTACAATTTCACCCAGAAAAGAATCTGTACGAGTGGGTCATTGGAAAAAGGATTCCTCACTCGGAAAACGCTATTCAAATTTCGCAATATTTTgccaattttttcattaacgaAG CACGTAAAAATTTGCAAGAATACCCACACGTGtcggaaaaattaatttacaactaCCAACCGGTTTACACAGGCTTGGACGGTCTAGCCTATGAACAGACttatttctttgataaaaatatgtaa